In the genome of Chitinivorax sp. B, the window TGTTGATCCATATGGTTTGTGGGTATGGGGAGATCCGTTCCCGCAAGGTGCGGTTGATTTCGCAGCGGGGTTTGGAGACACATTGTCTTTTGGGGCAACCAATTGGCTTCGCGATCAAATGGATGTAAATGGATCCGTTAATAAATGTTCAAGTGCTTACAAAAATGGAGAATGGGGGGCAATTGGCCTTAGTATGGCATTTGGGGGCGCTCATCTCGGTAGGAACACCCTGTATCAGATGGGAATGCTTGACCAGTACATTCATCTTCATCTCAAAACAGCCATGGGTGAAAAAAAACGTCGTCAGCATGCACCAACATCGCCAACCCAGCAGCGGCCGGTGACATCACCTTGGCTGGCTGCTGGTGATCAGGCATTCAATGAACGGCGTTGGCAGGATGCGTTACAGAGTTACCAAACCGCCTTACGGCAACAACCCGACCTGGCCCAGGCTTTATACGGCCAAGGCCTGACGTTGCTGGAAATGCAGCAAGGCATCGCAGCATTGGTCAGCCTTAAACAAGCCGCCCAAATGGCCCCCACCGATCCTCAGATTGCCCTGATCTTGGCACGTACACTGATGGCTGCCGGCAATTTGGATGCCGCATTGACAGAAGCCAATCGCTTGTTGGCCATTGATCCACAACAAGTAGCATTAAGGCACCTGCGTGGCGGTCTGTTTGAACACCAGGGCAAAATTACCGACGCGATCCAGGAGCTGACATTGGTGCACCAGCTAGCACCCACACAAGTGGAGATCACCATGGATTTGGCAGAAACCTGCTACCGGCACAACTACCTGTCGCAGGCTATCACGGCCTGGCAAGCAGCACATGACCAAGCCCCCGCACAAGCTGCACGATTGCATATCGGTTATGCGTTACCTTCAGGAAAACGCCCCCATACCACCCGTTTAGCGCCAACGCCCGGCACATCTATTTCCGCCCAGAAAGCATTGGATGCGCTATTGGCCGCCTGCGATCTACATGTAATCGATGACCTGCTAGCCGACTCGCTTGCCTATCGTCAGCAAGCATTGGCCTTGCAATTTGTTGCCGCACCTTATGCCGGTCAAAACTACCCTGGCATCCAAACAACCGGACAACCCTGCCAACCCATCATGCAGATCATTGCTGACACCTTGGGGAAGCCGATCAAATTCAGTTCGCCAGACACCGGCGCCTTCCGGATCAGCATGGTGGATTCCGAAGCGAGAACCGACATTCATGTCGACAACGAAATGGCCGAGGCCACCAACCAGTATGCAGCAGTGTTGTATCTCAACCTGCCAAGCCAGTGCCAAGGCGGCACCACCTTCTGGCGGCACATTGAAACAGGCTGGGAAGCACGACCAGATACAGCGACTTTGGGGAAAGCGGGCTACGCATCGTTTCGAACGTTTCAGAAACGCTGGCTACCACGTGACAAGGCCATACGTTTCAATGACCTGAAAGCGCGCCGCGACGGCTGGCAAGCTCTGTTCGAAATCCCGATGCAGCATAACCGGCTCGTGTTTTACCGCAGTCATTTCTTCCATTCCATCAGCGACGTGTTCGGCAGTGACATGGAAGATGGCCGTCTGGTGCAGTTGTTTAATTTCGAGACATTCGAGCCAGCACCTGGTATGCCTGGTTGATCCACCTCGCAATCAAGTTGAAGATACCATCATGCCCTTGATCAATTCACCCAAAGTAGCCAAGCCCATCTCCTGCTGCTCAGTGAAAGGATGACCATAATTCAGCCGGATAAAATGTCGAAACTCGCGTTTCGCAGAAAAGATGGGCCCTGGTGCAATGCTGATCCCCTTGCTCAGCGCCAGACGATGCAATGCAACAGCATCGACCATGACAGGCAGCTCGATCCACAAAAAATACCCGCCCTGCGGCTTAGTCAGCCGGGTACCTTCCGGAAAATAACGTGCAATGGCATCACTGGTCATTGCCAACTGGGTCGCCAATGCGCGGCGTAAACGGCGCAAATGGGGTTCATAACCACCATATTTCAGGAAATCGGCCAACGCCACTTGAGGCGGAATACTGGATGCCAACGTTGTCATGAACTGTAACCGCTGTACTGCTTGGCTGTAACGCCCCGCCGCCACCCAACCGACACGATAGCCGGGCGCCACAGACTTGGAAAACGACGCGCAATGCATCACCAAACCTTTCTCATCATAGGATTTGGTCTGGCGAGGTGGCTGGCGGTCAAAATACAATTCACCATAAACATCATCCTCAATCAGTGGCACTTCATGACGGGCCAACAAGTCCACCAACGCTTGCTTTTTGCAGTCTGGCATCAAGCTGCCCAGCGGGTTCTGAAAATTGGTCATGAACCAGCATACTTTGATCGGATGAGTCAGCAAGGCCTGCGACAATGCCACCAAATCCACCCCTTCATCAGGATGGGTTGGAATTTCAATAGCCTTCAACCGTAAACGCTCAATCGCCTGCAAACAGGCATAAAATGTCGGGGACTCAATCGCAACCAAGTCACCTGGCTGGGTCACGGCCTGCAAGCAAAGCGTCAATGCCTCCAATGCCCCCGCTGTCACTACGATTTCACTGACCGGTACATTGGCACCTGCCGCCAGATAACGCAAAGCAATCTGCCGGCGTAATTCATCGTTCCCGGGTGGCAAGTTGGTGACCGCACTCCAAGGGTCGATCCGTCGCATGGCGGTAGTTAGCGACCGGGACAGGCGCTCATGTGGAAATAGCCACGGGCTTGGAAAAGCCGAACCAAGCGGTACTGCCGAGCGGCTTCGGGTTGCTTCCAGAATATCGAATACGAAATCGCTGACATCCAGCTCAACCGATTGCTGAGTTGGACGCGTCATTTCAGGTACCGCCATCCGCTTGACCAACCGAGCACGCACGTAATAGCCAGACTGAGGCCGAGCAGCCACCCAGCCCTGGCTTTCCAGCAGTTGATAGGCTTGCATCACAGTCAAAGGATTGACCTGATGCGAACGGCTGGCACTGCGAATCGATGGAATACGATCACCTGGCCGTAACACGCCCTGATTGATCAACGTGATCACGCCCTCGGCAATTTCCTCATATCGTGTCATGGGAACTTCTTATTTGCTTCAGAGTACAAGCATGTGTGATGGGCCATTCATCATGGCAGGCAAGGCCTCGAAGGCATTCAATCCTTGATGGCCAAGTAATGTTCATTGACGGATGCGGAATCAAAAAAATACAATTAAAACAATGCACATACACTAATTATCGTCAGCCAACATCCGGCTAGATTCTTTTAAAGCCGGTCGATAGTTGGGGTAGAAAAAGGGGTATACACTGCCCCCTTATACTTGATTCCCGACTTACAGACATGTCCTTGACACATCTAGCTATCGAAAAAGCGCTTCCTCACGACAAATCCTACAAACTCTCGCATTGCCACGGTATCCCGTCCACATGACCGGTGTGCATTTTTAACTCGCCAGTCGCGACTTTTTTGCGAAACAGCGGCAGGATTTGCTGCTGACATGGCTACTTGCCCGTCAGTAGCGGCATTCAATCCCCTGCAACAAGCCATCCCAGGCTACAAACCAACGTATCCGTTTCGGTGGCAGGGCATAAGGGTCAATCTCATGCCACACCTCCGCTGGGGCTCTGCCATG includes:
- a CDS encoding DUF6445 family protein codes for the protein MVCNASRPRVALKNGQSFSSFFYNAQGQLALKTANSKPIQFVYNLRFPGQYWDNGIKLSHNWYRTYDPERGGYIQSDPIGLDGGLNTFAYALDNPIGFVDPYGLWVWGDPFPQGAVDFAAGFGDTLSFGATNWLRDQMDVNGSVNKCSSAYKNGEWGAIGLSMAFGGAHLGRNTLYQMGMLDQYIHLHLKTAMGEKKRRQHAPTSPTQQRPVTSPWLAAGDQAFNERRWQDALQSYQTALRQQPDLAQALYGQGLTLLEMQQGIAALVSLKQAAQMAPTDPQIALILARTLMAAGNLDAALTEANRLLAIDPQQVALRHLRGGLFEHQGKITDAIQELTLVHQLAPTQVEITMDLAETCYRHNYLSQAITAWQAAHDQAPAQAARLHIGYALPSGKRPHTTRLAPTPGTSISAQKALDALLAACDLHVIDDLLADSLAYRQQALALQFVAAPYAGQNYPGIQTTGQPCQPIMQIIADTLGKPIKFSSPDTGAFRISMVDSEARTDIHVDNEMAEATNQYAAVLYLNLPSQCQGGTTFWRHIETGWEARPDTATLGKAGYASFRTFQKRWLPRDKAIRFNDLKARRDGWQALFEIPMQHNRLVFYRSHFFHSISDVFGSDMEDGRLVQLFNFETFEPAPGMPG
- a CDS encoding PLP-dependent aminotransferase family protein, which produces MTRYEEIAEGVITLINQGVLRPGDRIPSIRSASRSHQVNPLTVMQAYQLLESQGWVAARPQSGYYVRARLVKRMAVPEMTRPTQQSVELDVSDFVFDILEATRSRSAVPLGSAFPSPWLFPHERLSRSLTTAMRRIDPWSAVTNLPPGNDELRRQIALRYLAAGANVPVSEIVVTAGALEALTLCLQAVTQPGDLVAIESPTFYACLQAIERLRLKAIEIPTHPDEGVDLVALSQALLTHPIKVCWFMTNFQNPLGSLMPDCKKQALVDLLARHEVPLIEDDVYGELYFDRQPPRQTKSYDEKGLVMHCASFSKSVAPGYRVGWVAAGRYSQAVQRLQFMTTLASSIPPQVALADFLKYGGYEPHLRRLRRALATQLAMTSDAIARYFPEGTRLTKPQGGYFLWIELPVMVDAVALHRLALSKGISIAPGPIFSAKREFRHFIRLNYGHPFTEQQEMGLATLGELIKGMMVSST